The genomic stretch GAAGCAATGAACAAGCCTCTCagaaggacagacagatggagggagggaggagaggctggggaaaGACCTGGAACCGGCCCAGgacagagcaggagggagggcaTGCCACCTTCCCACGTGGGGGTGCAGGCGCCTCAGGCTCTCCGTAGGGTTGGTGGTGGCCTCCATGCGTGTGACAGGCTGGTTGAGGGCATAGCCTCCGGGCTTCTGGGGCTGGATGCCACCTCGAGTCCAGCCTTCCCGGTCTAGACCCTTGGGAATGTTCTCGAAGTACCTGCGGCACAGGAGGGGTTGTGAAGGCCACCTGGCCTGTGCCCTTCTCCAGCAGAGCACAAACTACCTCAGGTCCCTCCAGCCTCCTGGCCTTTGCCcacgctgttccctctgccatgCACTCCCTGAGCCCCTGGCCAGTCGGTGAATGCCTACTCCGGAAGCCTGCCGTCCTCTGGCCCTAGGCTGGACGCCCCTCCTTTGTGTCACCCCCTGTTGCTGAGACAGCACTAGGAGACTAAAGGACTGGTTAAGTGGTGCGCCCTTCCTGGCCTGTGGACATCTCAGGTGGGGGGGACCCCATCTCAGCCTTTTCTCTTTAGGCATTCAACTCTTcttccattttgcagatattCACTGAGCACTGGGCTGGGTTCTGAAGGCGCCAAGATGAGTAAGATGTGGGCCCGCCCTTGGGCTTGTGAAGAGGGGGGTGACATAGATAAATGTGGAAATCAGTGATTACAACGCCCGGGGGCTCTGGGCACACCAGGCAGGAACTCAGGAAACACCACCCACCGATGGGTAGGTGGGGGAAGGACCCAGCAGAGATGGCAGGGGCTGGGCGTCTGCTGAGCCACAGGAGGAAGGCATTTGCCTAGGGAGGGGCCGGGACATAGTTGTCCTCCCACCAATACCCAGAGTGAATTTCTGCCACTCCCCTTTGCCCTCCGTGGGAACCGGAACAGCTGCACGTGTCAGGGATCTGCTGTGTGGCTCATGCACCACTTCTCCTGCTGAGATGGTCCCCATCTGAAAGATGGGTGTTAGCCCCAAGGACAGGGGTGCACCTTGGGAGGCCACCTTGCAGGGACAGTGTAGAGACAGATGACACACACGACAGATGCTGTGAGGGGAGACTTTTGTGCCAAGACTTACACCTCCTTTGTCCCACTCCTGTAATGCCCTCCCCCATCTGTCCTGGCCCCGGCAGCCTTCCCTTTGGCTCTGAGGTCACTTCTTCCTTGAAGTCCTCCCAGATGACCAGGGGCACTTACTCCTTGCCCAGGGCACACACAGAACTTACCTTCTGAGGGTGCATGGAGCCTGCTTGCCGTGGAGTGGAGGTAGTGTCTTAGCAGATGCTCTTGTTGCTCCCCAAGACCCTCTTGGGCCCCCTTATTTTTCCCCCGCCCCATAAGCCTGGCCACCAATGGCCTGCCTTGCATCTATGTGGGAAGGCTGCCCTTGGGCTGTGGGAGCCTGCTCTGCCTGGGCAGGAAGATATCTGGGATTTATACTGTCCTGGGGATAGCCCTGAACCAATGACGAGGGATGTGGGGGTTTGAATACCCCGGCTTTCTCGCACCTTGGCTGGAATAATTCTGAGTTTTTGTGTTTGCATTGTTTTCTAGTGTCTCCCCATGAGACACACCCATGCCTTTCCTCTGCCCCCCTCCCTGACACCCCCAATAAAGGGCTTGCACTCAAATCCTTGGCTCAGTCAGGGTCCACTTCTGGGGACTCACATTCATTCAGCGCGGGTCTTCTTCAGAAGGCTGTGAGCTAATTACCTGTCCCAGTTTCAGTCTCCCTATCTGTAAAAGGGGTGCCACTTCACAGCCCTAGATTTGGGGAGGGAAGAGGCTCACCCTTGGTTGTAGGTGGTCAGGTATCGGTTATCCACGTCAGGCTCAGAGGGGCTCCGGACATAGCTAGGGTTGTTAAGGCTGTACCCTGTGGGCTCCTGCACAAGCGCGAGAGAGGGGGCATGTCAGgtcaggagggggtggggatttGGGATGGGGTTGGCTACCCCAGGCCTCACCTTCTTCCCCACAGTTTCCCGGCCAAGGAGGGCAACATTTCTCTGCTGTACCCGCTGGGGTGGCTGGAATTGCCAGTGGCTCATGCTGCTTAGTTCTGGACCAGGAGCGGGCacctgcaggggacagagccacAAGAAGGGTGGCTGGGTGGCCAGGCTGAGGCAGCAAGGATGGCGGAGGGCAGGCAGAGGCACACGTAGCCACAACCCGAATTCGCTGTTTCCAACACACCTTTCCCTTTCCAGCCCCTGGGCCTTCAGCCCTCCACCAGGGGGCCAAGTATCCTgattctttccatctttcagagCCCAACCCAAGTCCAAGAAAACTCCGTCTCCTCCCCTCTGAGTGTCCCTTTCCAGAGGGAGCCCCAGGCCACTCACTCTGGGATTCAGAGTCCTCTCATTCACTCGGCTGAAGCCCGTCTCCCGCTCGGAGCCTCTGGCCAGCCCTGGCAGGAACTCGTCCCCCTAAGGCAGCAAAGTGTCCACTGGCACCAGAGCATGGCTGCCCCTGCTGTGCCTTCCAGGGCACTGTCCTGACTGCCCCAAAGAGGACCCCAGCCTGTGGCGGACAAGCATGCCTCCCCAGGCTCCACTTACACGAGGGTGGGTCATGGGGACATAGTCCGACTTGGTGACACTCCGGCCAGGAAGGAGGACCTGGAAAGAAGCCGGCAGAAGAGCATCAGTCCAACAGAGGCAGTTGTCCCCTTGTCCTGAGTGTTGAGAGGGGATCAGCACAAATGGGTAtcattggggaaactgaggaaagggaagagttTGGGGAGAAGTGAGAGGAGGGCATGACACAGAATGGGCACCAGCAGGCACAGTTCTTGTCGAAATGCCGAGTGGCCTCAGCTAGAAGCATCTCTTTGAACCTCAGacttctcatccataaaatgggaaagTTGGACCGAAGCAGTGGTTTTCACCCAACCTCTTTCATCTTGTGTTTGAACAAATGGTTCTGaagctcacattttattttttaaagaaagttaaaaatccCCAGACTGGAGGGCTTCAGTCACCCTGAGATTCTAGTGGGATCCAGCCTGACTTACTGGGTTCCCAGGCGGGGCCTGGGAAGGTGGCTGGAAGACAATGGGGTTCTTGGTGGATTCCTTGGTGAAGCCTGTCTCCTCCTTGGCACCAATTGATTTCTTCTGCAAGAGATCTGCAACAGACAGCCCCCTCGTGCTGGCCCCAGGACCCCTGGCCCCACTCACATGGCCTCCAGAGGCTCAGGGTCCCTGTGAGTGGGGAGGGAGCTTGCTCTGAGGACGTGGAGGACGGAGCCACCAGGACTGTGGGTACCAGGAGGATTCCAGAATCAAGCGTAGAGAACAAGAGAGGAGCAGAAGGAAGGGCAGGCCAGGAGACAGGCCAGGAGGCAGCCACGGTCAGGTTCAAGGAGCGCTACAAGGCCAGTGAGCTGTCCTTTGGGGGTCGGCAGGCCTAAGGCACTGAGGTCAGTCCAGAAAGATGGTTCCCCCACACTGCCTGTATGTCCTTCTTTTTTCCACTGGTGGCTTCTTAGTGCTGTGCCAGCTCTGGTCCTCTGGAAGTCTCTCCTGGGGTCGGGGGTAGGGAGGTATAATGGGAGGGAGGCATGAGCTCAGACAAGCACCCACCTGGCTGGTTTGAAGGCTCCTTGAGATACTTGGAATTGTACTCAGAAGTCATGAAGCGTGGGCCCTGGAACACAGAAGGTGGAACCATGGGGACACAGGTtggccagggcctgggagggggcTCTTTGCACTATCTGTGCTCTGAGCAGACATGTGTGGTATGGTCTGAGAAGGGAGGGCCAGTGCAGCACCCCTGACACAAGCCCCTCTCTGACTAGGCATCCCAATGCCAGAAATTCTACCACAAGAGCACAGTTCCCCTGCAACAATGAAAACCAAGTCACATCGCACACTGAACTCCTAGTGATGAACAACAgggcctggagcccccaggaccCACACCAGGAGGGCccaaaagagaggagagaggctgaCGGGAGAAACTGGGTGCTCACTTCACAATCCAGTGCCCAACTTCAGGCTGTCTGGATGGGgtaagggagagaagggagcGCAGTGTAAACCCTAAGATCCGTGTAAGAACCACTTGGATGCTGTCTTGGAAATATCAAATCCTTTGCTTGCCCCACCTCCAGTGGGCTTCTTGGGTGAGACAgtgcagaggagggaggaggagggggatctggcccctctgcccagcccacaGCTCTTTTTGGGGCGCCGCCCACTCACATATCGGTGGTTCTCCCTCTCCAGTGAGTTCTTGCTCTGCTGCTGGTGGAGCAGCGGCATGTGCTTAGGCTCCAGCCCCGTGATGGCCTGGGCCCCGTAGTCCTGGGTGTCAAAATGGACCTGCCTGACCTGGGAGGAGGGAACCACCAATCACCCTCCCTGTGCGGGGATGGCAGTCCCTTCCCGAATCTGATTTTGCCCCTTGACCCCTGCACAGGATCTGCACAGTCGCCTGAGGGGGTCCTTACAGTGAGGTCAGGTCACGCTCCTCCTTTAATGGTGACGTGGGCTTGGAGGTACAGATGCGGTGGAGGAGGTCACGGGGATGGGGCTGGGGGTGCCGTTAGGTGGGGAGGGAATGGAACTAGAGATGGGGATGGGGATAGAAATGGAGGGGGAGGTGGTGATGGcggggatggtggtgatggcaggaCTGGTGGTGATGGAGGGACTGGTGGTGATGGCGGGACTGGTGGTGATGGAGGGACTGGTGGTGATGGcggggatggtggtgatggcggggatggtggtgatggcggggatggtggtgatggtggggatggtggtgatggcggggatggtggtgatggtagagATGGGGATGGAGAAGGCGGTGAGGTTGGTGGAGATGATCATGGTGATAGGGTTGGGGATAGAAATGGAGGGGGAGgtggcggtgggggaggggatgagtTCAAAGGTGATAAATGTGAGTGGACCCCCAGCCCACACTGTGGCTCCTTCACACCCAGACATCTCAGCCTTGACCAACTGTTGGCAGGTCAGTCCCACTCTACTGGAGGAATCCCCACTCTTTCTACCCCCagtcctccctccaccccagcctAGGGCTCCCCCCTTTCCTGGCCCTGGCCCAGCACTAACCTCCTTGGTGGGGGGCACTGAATTGACCTTCTCTCTAGAGTAGCCAGAGCTGCTCTGGTACGCATTGGAGGGCAGTGGGTATGTGCCATCAGGTACTTCTAGAGGGCGGTAACTCTGACTGGTTACTGTCTGGATATTGTCCTGGACTTGTTCCCTG from Rhinolophus ferrumequinum isolate MPI-CBG mRhiFer1 chromosome 11, mRhiFer1_v1.p, whole genome shotgun sequence encodes the following:
- the PPP1R32 gene encoding protein phosphatase 1 regulatory subunit 32 isoform X1, translated to MWGKLPLGVVSPYVKMSSGGCTDPLKFYATSYCTAYGREGFKPRTGSHKGTGYISNFHPMVSYQTSLGALDNRAMGEQVQDNIQTVTSQSYRPLEVPDGTYPLPSNAYQSSSGYSREKVNSVPPTKEVRQVHFDTQDYGAQAITGLEPKHMPLLHQQQSKNSLERENHRYGPRFMTSEYNSKYLKEPSNQPDLLQKKSIGAKEETGFTKESTKNPIVFQPPSQAPPGNPVLLPGRSVTKSDYVPMTHPRGDEFLPGLARGSERETGFSRVNERTLNPRVPAPGPELSSMSHWQFQPPQRVQQRNVALLGRETVGKKEPTGYSLNNPSYVRSPSEPDVDNRYLTTYNQGYFENIPKGLDREGWTRGGIQPQKPGGYALNQPVTRMEATTNPTESLRRLHPHVGRWHALPPALSWAGSRTLISADPFYRTPPSHNSGFIPRS
- the PPP1R32 gene encoding protein phosphatase 1 regulatory subunit 32 isoform X3, with product MVSYQTSLGALDNRAMGEQVQDNIQTVTSQSYRPLEVPDGTYPLPSNAYQSSSGYSREKVNSVPPTKEVRQVHFDTQDYGAQAITGLEPKHMPLLHQQQSKNSLERENHRYGPRFMTSEYNSKYLKEPSNQPDLLQKKSIGAKEETGFTKESTKNPIVFQPPSQAPPGNPVLLPGRSVTKSDYVPMTHPRGDEFLPGLARGSERETGFSRVNERTLNPRVPAPGPELSSMSHWQFQPPQRVQQRNVALLGRETVGKKEPTGYSLNNPSYVRSPSEPDVDNRYLTTYNQGYFENIPKGLDREGWTRGGIQPQKPGGYALNQPVTRMEATTNPTESLRRLHPHVGRWHALPPALSWAGSRTLISADPFYRTPPSHNSGFIPRS
- the PPP1R32 gene encoding protein phosphatase 1 regulatory subunit 32 isoform X2, with product MWGKLPLGVVSPYVKMSSGGCTDPLKFYATSYCTAYGREGFKPRTGSHKGTGYISNFHPMVSYQTSLGALDNRAMGEQVQDNIQTVTSQSYRPLEVPDGTYPLPSNAYQSSSGYSREKVNSVPPTKEVRQVHFDTQDYGAQAITGLEPKHMPLLHQQQSKNSLERENHRYGPRFMTSEYNSKYLKEPSNQPDLLQKKSIGAKEETGFTKESTKNPIVFQPPSQAPPGNPVLLPGRSVTKSDYVPMTHPRGDEFLPGLARGSERETGFSRVNERTLNPRVPAPGPELSSMSHWQFQPPQRVQQRNVALLGRETVGKKEPTGYSLNNPSYVRSPSEPDVDNRYLTTYNQGYFENIPKGLDREGWTRGGIQPQKPGGYALNQPVTRMEATTNPTESLRRLHPHVGRTLISADPFYRTPPSHNSGFIPRS